In Carya illinoinensis cultivar Pawnee chromosome 16, C.illinoinensisPawnee_v1, whole genome shotgun sequence, a single window of DNA contains:
- the LOC122299837 gene encoding aspartic proteinase Asp1-like isoform X2, with translation MGERGPTTMIALTAFFFLRMLATFPAGSFSDSNQHPQSKTKYYFVTLKIGHPPKQYDLDIDSGSDLTWVQCDAPCTGCTKPRNRLYKPNNNIVTYADPVCAAMHYPGNHKAKDPNEQCDYVVTYADHGSSLGVLVKDYFPLRFTNGSIIGPRLAFGCGYDQKYSGPHSPPSTAGVLGLGNGKASIVSQLHTMGLTRDVVGHCLGGRQGGFLFFGDDLVPSSGIIWLPTSHNSLEYHYTSGPAELLFGGKSTGVNGLLIVFDSGSSYTYFNSQAYRATVSLLTKELNGKPFKDAPEDQSLPICWKGTKPFKSVGDVKNYFKPLILSFTHAKNVQLHLAPEAYLIVTKQGNVCLGILNGTEVGLKNLNIIGDISLQDKMVIYDNEKQQIGWTPANCERLPSADRDSGEGFSHHYALITPEDYPATYVSWEDQ, from the exons ATGGGTGAGAGAGGGCCGACAACTATGATAGCGTTGACGGCCTTTTTCTTTCTGCGTATGCTCGCAACTTTCCCTGCAGGCAGTTTCTCAGATTCCAATCAGCACCCTCAGAGCAAGACAAA GTACTACTTTGTAactctcaagataggccatccGCCTAAGCAGTACGACCTTGATATTGATTCTGGCAGTGACCTCACTTGGGTCCAATGCGATGCACCTTGTACCGGTTGCACCAag CCCCGTAATCGACTTTATAAACCGAACAATAACATTGTCACTTATGCAGATCCCGTGTGTGCTGCCATGCACTACCCGGGAAACCACAAGGCGAAGGACCCTAATGAGCAGTGCGATTATGTGGTCACATATGCTGATCATGGATCTTCCCTTGGTGTGCTGGTCAAGGACTACTTTCCCCTTCGCTTTACCAATGGCTCCATCATTGGTCCCCGTTTGGCCTTTGG GTGTGGATATGACCAAAAATACTCTGGGCCGCACTCTCCACCATCCACGGCAGGAGTCTTGGGCCTTGGCAATGGCAAAGCAAGCATAGTGTCACAATTGCATACTATGGGTTTAACACGGGATGTAGTAGGCCACTGTTTAGGTGGACGACAGGGAGGATTCTTATTCTTTGGAGATGACCTTGTCCCTTCTTCAGGAATCATATGGTTACCCACTTCACACAATTCCCTGGA GTACCACTACACATCAGGACCAGCTGAACTTCTTtttggtggaaagtcaactGGGGTAAATGGTCTCCTCATTGTCTTTGACAGTGGAAGTTCTTATACATACTTCAATTCCCAAGCTTACCGAGCCACAGTCAGTCTG CTGACAAAAGAATTAAATGGAAAGCCATTCAAGGATGCACCAGAGGACCAATCACTCCCAATCTGCTGGAAAGGCACAAAGCCTTTCAAATCTGTTGGTGATGTCAAGAACTACTTCAAGCCTTTAATACTGAGCTTTACACATGCCAAGAATGTTCAGCTACATTTAGCACCTGAAGCATATCTTATTGTTACA AAACAAGGCAATGTATGCTTGGGAATTTTGAATGGCACCGAAGTAGGACTCAAAAATCTAAACATAATTGGAG ACATATCTTTGCAAGACAAAATGGTGATTTATGACAACGAAAAGCAGCAAATTGGATGGACTCCTGCAAATTGTGAGAGGCTTCCAAG TGCGGATCGTGATTCTGGTGAAGGTTTTTCTCATCATTATGCACTTATTACACCAGAGGATTACCCTGCAACTTATGTTTCATGGGAAGATCAATAA
- the LOC122299837 gene encoding aspartic proteinase Asp1-like isoform X1 produces MGERGPTTMIALTAFFFLRMLATFPAGSFSDSNQHPQSKTKSVHPASPNRFGSSVIFPVQGNVYPLGYYFVTLKIGHPPKQYDLDIDSGSDLTWVQCDAPCTGCTKPRNRLYKPNNNIVTYADPVCAAMHYPGNHKAKDPNEQCDYVVTYADHGSSLGVLVKDYFPLRFTNGSIIGPRLAFGCGYDQKYSGPHSPPSTAGVLGLGNGKASIVSQLHTMGLTRDVVGHCLGGRQGGFLFFGDDLVPSSGIIWLPTSHNSLEYHYTSGPAELLFGGKSTGVNGLLIVFDSGSSYTYFNSQAYRATVSLLTKELNGKPFKDAPEDQSLPICWKGTKPFKSVGDVKNYFKPLILSFTHAKNVQLHLAPEAYLIVTKQGNVCLGILNGTEVGLKNLNIIGDISLQDKMVIYDNEKQQIGWTPANCERLPSADRDSGEGFSHHYALITPEDYPATYVSWEDQ; encoded by the exons ATGGGTGAGAGAGGGCCGACAACTATGATAGCGTTGACGGCCTTTTTCTTTCTGCGTATGCTCGCAACTTTCCCTGCAGGCAGTTTCTCAGATTCCAATCAGCACCCTCAGAGCAAGACAAAGTCAGTCCACCCCGCATCCCCTAATCGCTTTGGCTCTTCAGTTATTTTTCCTGTTCAAGGAAACGTTTATCCTCTTGG GTACTACTTTGTAactctcaagataggccatccGCCTAAGCAGTACGACCTTGATATTGATTCTGGCAGTGACCTCACTTGGGTCCAATGCGATGCACCTTGTACCGGTTGCACCAag CCCCGTAATCGACTTTATAAACCGAACAATAACATTGTCACTTATGCAGATCCCGTGTGTGCTGCCATGCACTACCCGGGAAACCACAAGGCGAAGGACCCTAATGAGCAGTGCGATTATGTGGTCACATATGCTGATCATGGATCTTCCCTTGGTGTGCTGGTCAAGGACTACTTTCCCCTTCGCTTTACCAATGGCTCCATCATTGGTCCCCGTTTGGCCTTTGG GTGTGGATATGACCAAAAATACTCTGGGCCGCACTCTCCACCATCCACGGCAGGAGTCTTGGGCCTTGGCAATGGCAAAGCAAGCATAGTGTCACAATTGCATACTATGGGTTTAACACGGGATGTAGTAGGCCACTGTTTAGGTGGACGACAGGGAGGATTCTTATTCTTTGGAGATGACCTTGTCCCTTCTTCAGGAATCATATGGTTACCCACTTCACACAATTCCCTGGA GTACCACTACACATCAGGACCAGCTGAACTTCTTtttggtggaaagtcaactGGGGTAAATGGTCTCCTCATTGTCTTTGACAGTGGAAGTTCTTATACATACTTCAATTCCCAAGCTTACCGAGCCACAGTCAGTCTG CTGACAAAAGAATTAAATGGAAAGCCATTCAAGGATGCACCAGAGGACCAATCACTCCCAATCTGCTGGAAAGGCACAAAGCCTTTCAAATCTGTTGGTGATGTCAAGAACTACTTCAAGCCTTTAATACTGAGCTTTACACATGCCAAGAATGTTCAGCTACATTTAGCACCTGAAGCATATCTTATTGTTACA AAACAAGGCAATGTATGCTTGGGAATTTTGAATGGCACCGAAGTAGGACTCAAAAATCTAAACATAATTGGAG ACATATCTTTGCAAGACAAAATGGTGATTTATGACAACGAAAAGCAGCAAATTGGATGGACTCCTGCAAATTGTGAGAGGCTTCCAAG TGCGGATCGTGATTCTGGTGAAGGTTTTTCTCATCATTATGCACTTATTACACCAGAGGATTACCCTGCAACTTATGTTTCATGGGAAGATCAATAA
- the LOC122299837 gene encoding aspartic proteinase Asp1-like isoform X3, whose protein sequence is MGERGPTTMIALTAFFFLRMLATFPAGSFSDSNQHPQSKTKSVHPASPNRFGSSVIFPVQGNVYPLGYYFVTLKIGHPPKQYDLDIDSGSDLTWVQCDAPCTGCTKPRNRLYKPNNNIVTYADPVCAAMHYPGNHKAKDPNEQCDYVVTYADHGSSLGVLVKDYFPLRFTNGSIIGPRLAFGCGYDQKYSGPHSPPSTAGVLGLGNGKASIVSQLHTMGLTRDVVGHCLGGRQGGFLFFGDDLVPSSGIIWLPTSHNSLEYHYTSGPAELLFGGKSTGVNGLLIVFDSGSSYTYFNSQAYRATVSLLTKELNGKPFKDAPEDQSLPICWKGTKPFKSVGDVKNYFKPLILSFTHAKNVQLHLAPEAYLIVTKQGNVCLGILNGTEVGLKNLNIIGDISLQDKMVIYDNEKQQIGWTPANCERLPRS, encoded by the exons ATGGGTGAGAGAGGGCCGACAACTATGATAGCGTTGACGGCCTTTTTCTTTCTGCGTATGCTCGCAACTTTCCCTGCAGGCAGTTTCTCAGATTCCAATCAGCACCCTCAGAGCAAGACAAAGTCAGTCCACCCCGCATCCCCTAATCGCTTTGGCTCTTCAGTTATTTTTCCTGTTCAAGGAAACGTTTATCCTCTTGG GTACTACTTTGTAactctcaagataggccatccGCCTAAGCAGTACGACCTTGATATTGATTCTGGCAGTGACCTCACTTGGGTCCAATGCGATGCACCTTGTACCGGTTGCACCAag CCCCGTAATCGACTTTATAAACCGAACAATAACATTGTCACTTATGCAGATCCCGTGTGTGCTGCCATGCACTACCCGGGAAACCACAAGGCGAAGGACCCTAATGAGCAGTGCGATTATGTGGTCACATATGCTGATCATGGATCTTCCCTTGGTGTGCTGGTCAAGGACTACTTTCCCCTTCGCTTTACCAATGGCTCCATCATTGGTCCCCGTTTGGCCTTTGG GTGTGGATATGACCAAAAATACTCTGGGCCGCACTCTCCACCATCCACGGCAGGAGTCTTGGGCCTTGGCAATGGCAAAGCAAGCATAGTGTCACAATTGCATACTATGGGTTTAACACGGGATGTAGTAGGCCACTGTTTAGGTGGACGACAGGGAGGATTCTTATTCTTTGGAGATGACCTTGTCCCTTCTTCAGGAATCATATGGTTACCCACTTCACACAATTCCCTGGA GTACCACTACACATCAGGACCAGCTGAACTTCTTtttggtggaaagtcaactGGGGTAAATGGTCTCCTCATTGTCTTTGACAGTGGAAGTTCTTATACATACTTCAATTCCCAAGCTTACCGAGCCACAGTCAGTCTG CTGACAAAAGAATTAAATGGAAAGCCATTCAAGGATGCACCAGAGGACCAATCACTCCCAATCTGCTGGAAAGGCACAAAGCCTTTCAAATCTGTTGGTGATGTCAAGAACTACTTCAAGCCTTTAATACTGAGCTTTACACATGCCAAGAATGTTCAGCTACATTTAGCACCTGAAGCATATCTTATTGTTACA AAACAAGGCAATGTATGCTTGGGAATTTTGAATGGCACCGAAGTAGGACTCAAAAATCTAAACATAATTGGAG ACATATCTTTGCAAGACAAAATGGTGATTTATGACAACGAAAAGCAGCAAATTGGATGGACTCCTGCAAATTGTGAGAGGCTTCCAAGGTCCTGA